A window of Bacteroidota bacterium contains these coding sequences:
- the serC gene encoding 3-phosphoserine/phosphohydroxythreonine transaminase: MKKVHNFSAGPGILPAEVIKQSAEAVLNFDNLDLSILEISHRSKNFIAVMDEAIALVKDLLNLPSGYSVIFMGGGASTQFAMVPYNLLKTGGTAGYLNTGVWASKAIKEAKIIGNTKVIASSEDKNFSYIPKGYTIPSDLDYLHITSNNTIYGTQLKEFPKSPVSLVCDMSSDIFSRQINATDFDLIYAGAQKNMGPAGATMIVVKDEILGKTGRTMLSMLDYRTHIKAESMYNTPPVYPIYVSMLTLRWLKNNGGVAWIEKINQQKADLLYAEIDRNSLFKGTVEKEDRSNMNVNFVLSKPELEADFDKLSKEANLSGLKGHRDVGGYRASLYNALPLESVAVLVDVMKAFEQKFA, translated from the coding sequence ATGAAAAAAGTACACAATTTTAGCGCAGGCCCGGGTATCCTTCCTGCCGAAGTTATTAAGCAATCGGCAGAGGCAGTTTTAAATTTCGATAATTTAGACTTGTCCATCTTAGAAATATCGCACCGCAGCAAAAATTTTATTGCAGTTATGGATGAAGCCATTGCACTGGTGAAAGATTTATTGAATTTACCAAGTGGCTATTCCGTAATTTTTATGGGAGGTGGCGCCAGTACACAATTTGCTATGGTTCCTTATAATTTGCTAAAAACCGGTGGTACTGCAGGATACCTCAACACAGGAGTGTGGGCAAGCAAAGCTATTAAAGAAGCTAAAATTATTGGAAACACAAAAGTAATTGCATCCTCCGAAGACAAAAATTTTAGCTACATCCCAAAAGGATATACTATTCCAAGTGATTTGGATTATTTGCATATTACTTCCAACAACACCATTTACGGAACGCAATTAAAAGAATTCCCAAAAAGCCCGGTGAGCTTGGTGTGCGACATGAGCAGCGATATTTTTTCGCGCCAAATTAATGCCACTGATTTTGATTTAATTTATGCAGGAGCTCAAAAAAACATGGGTCCTGCAGGTGCTACCATGATTGTGGTGAAAGATGAAATTCTTGGAAAAACCGGTAGAACCATGCTTTCGATGCTCGATTACCGCACCCACATTAAAGCCGAAAGCATGTACAATACGCCGCCCGTTTATCCCATTTATGTTTCGATGCTAACCTTACGTTGGTTAAAAAACAACGGTGGTGTGGCTTGGATCGAAAAAATAAATCAACAAAAGGCGGATTTGCTTTATGCTGAAATTGATCGCAACAGCTTATTTAAAGGCACTGTTGAAAAAGAAGATCGCTCCAATATGAATGTGAATTTTGTGTTAAGTAAACCTGAATTGGAAGCTGACTTTGACAAATTAAGCAAAGAAGCCAATCTGAGTGGATTAAAAGGGCATCGTGATGTAGGTGGTTACAGAGCTTCCTTATACAATGCACTTCCTTTGGAAAGTGTTGCCGTATTGGTGGACGTGATGAAAGCGTTCGAGCAGAAGTTTGCCTAA
- a CDS encoding ABC transporter ATP-binding protein, whose amino-acid sequence MKITLSEVGKRYNRDWIFKNVTYTFQAGEAYVILGSNGSGKSTLLQLIAGNQVQSTGLIEYQLNDKTLPVEKIFPYISFASPYLELIEEYSLTEILQFHAQFKPFFKSLSIPAIIELTGLVKSKDKELKYFSSGMKQRVRLALAILSDTPILFLDEPTSNLDKKGIDWYNELIQKFTSERIVIVCSNHQKHEYDFCKQQLLVEDYK is encoded by the coding sequence ATGAAAATAACGCTCAGTGAAGTTGGTAAGCGCTACAACCGCGACTGGATTTTTAAAAATGTAACGTATACCTTTCAAGCCGGAGAAGCTTACGTAATACTGGGTTCGAATGGTTCAGGTAAATCAACACTGTTGCAATTAATTGCCGGTAATCAAGTGCAATCTACCGGTTTAATTGAATATCAGCTAAATGATAAAACCCTTCCTGTTGAAAAAATTTTTCCATACATCAGCTTTGCTTCCCCATACTTGGAATTGATTGAAGAGTACAGCCTCACTGAAATACTGCAATTTCATGCGCAATTCAAGCCTTTTTTTAAATCGCTTAGTATTCCTGCAATTATTGAACTTACAGGATTGGTTAAATCGAAAGATAAAGAATTAAAATATTTTTCGAGCGGCATGAAACAGCGTGTACGCCTTGCTTTAGCAATTTTGAGTGATACACCCATTTTGTTTTTGGATGAACCCACTTCTAATTTGGATAAAAAAGGTATTGATTGGTACAATGAACTGATTCAAAAGTTTACAAGTGAGCGAATAGTGATTGTTTGCTCTAATCACCAAAAGCACGAATACGACTTTTGCAAACAGCAATTGCTTGTTGAGGATTATAAGTAA